In Aedes albopictus strain Foshan chromosome 3, AalbF5, whole genome shotgun sequence, the following are encoded in one genomic region:
- the LOC109420406 gene encoding alpha-tocopherol transfer protein-like has translation MTSLRPMAPELAEKAKNELNEVPARIPEDLAALKAWLSKQPHLNPRTDDQFLVNFLRGCKYSLEKTKEKLDNYYTVKSAIPEFFDNRDPTNAKIQENAMLGVNLPLPHTMGPDGPRIVLVRMGAYDPSKYSIVDIMKVCYMITDLLLLNDDTSIIAGHMVLVDLRGLTLSALSQFSPTFIKKMTSVIEAFPIRTKGIHFVNPSTGFDALFKMFHGFLSKKIQERIAVHDTFEALHQVIPKSFLPEEYGGSGGKLAAIIADCRDNLINHRQIFLEDAKYRNDERKRPGKPKTASALFGVEGSFRSLEFD, from the exons ATGACTTCCCTTCGACCGATGGCTCCGGAGCTGGCCGAAAAAGCGAAGAACGAACTGAACGAGGTTCCGGCCCGTATCCCGGAAGATCTTGCAGCGCTGAAGGCATGGCTCTCGAAGCAACCACATCTCAATCCGCGCACCGACGATCAGTTTCTGGTGAATTTCCTCCGTGGGTGTAAGTACAGCTTGGAGAAAACCAAAGAAAAGTTAGACAACTACTATACCGTTAAGTCAGCCATTCCGGAATTCTTCGACAACCGCGATCCAACGAATGCGAAAATTCAAGAAAATGCTATGCTAGG AGTGAACCTTCCGCTGCCGCACACGATGGGGCCGGATGGGCCACGAATTGTGTTAGTGAGAATGGGAGCTTACGATCCTAGTAAATATTCCATCGTGGACATAATGAAGGTCTGCTATATGATCACAGATCTGTTGCTTCTGAACGATGACACATCTATCATTGCCGGCCACATGGTGCTTGTTGATCTCCGAGGGCTGACTTTGTCAGCGTTATCGCAATTCAGTCCCACATTTATCAA GAAAATGACATCAGTGATAGAAGCTTTCCCAATCCGAACCAAAGGTATCCACTTTGTGAATCCATCGACTGGATTTGACGCTCTCTTCAAGATGTTCCACGGATTTTTGAGTAAAAAGATTCAAGAGCGTATCGCCGTACACGACACGTTCGAAGCACTGCACCAGGTTATTCCGAAATCGTTCCTACCGGAAGAATACGGGGGCAGTGGTGGAAAGCTAGCTGCAATCATTGCGGATTGCCGTGACAATTTAATAAACCACCGTCAGATATTCCTCGAAGATGCCAAATACCGTAACGATGAGCGTAAACGACCAGGCAAGCCAAAAACCGCTAGCGCGCTGTTTGGTGTGGAGGgttctttcagaagcttggagTTTGATTGA